The genomic DNA GAGGCCGAGTTCGTCGAGGATAACGGTCGAATCGTTGAACCACGCCTCGGTCTCGCGGAGGCTTTTGTCGAGTTCGACGCGCATGAGGATCAGCGCGATCTGGACCCATTCGGCGTATCCGCTGTCGCCGTTCGGCGCAGCGGGTACGTCCGGATCGTCAACGTGCTGCTTGGCAAGCGTCTTACACTGTCGCGCGAGCGGCCGTTTCGACGGCTGTGTTGAATCGCCATAGGGCAGTGGATTTCACTGCTTGACGGAGCGTTTGATGTTGTAGACGACACACATCAGGGTGATCTCTCGGAACTCACGGTACCAGTCACGCGCTCGCACGGCGTAGCCGAGCGAGCGNTACGGTGCGCGGATGCAGTGCTTGATGAGCGGACGAATCCCGAGCTCACGCAACCGTTCACGGAGAACGGTCTTGTCGTAGCCCTTGTCCACAGCGAGGGTCCGCAGATCGCCCG from Halococcus salifodinae DSM 8989 includes the following:
- a CDS encoding IS5/IS1182 family transposase, which codes for EHAALDATFYERDRASRHYCHRTNYHVQTLKVTKLVDTESQAILDVHCSTTLVGSDADLCEQIARRNAGDLRTLAVDKGYDKTVLRERLRELGIRPLIKHCIRAPXRSLGYAVRARDWYREFREITLMCVVYNIKRSVKQ